One stretch of Chryseobacterium sp. LJ668 DNA includes these proteins:
- a CDS encoding OmpA family protein, with amino-acid sequence MKLGLFLLAILPIATYAQDSIAVNTTDQYPNTFSSGSANIQKFDNKARRFNDWAISVGGGPAFMTFADVTSFYGDEIKWGWNVYASIDKQITHTFGISLQYQMGETNQQGQLPNNPKAGVANAWTKFHQVSLLGDLNFSNLLRRVDNKSPFRWALHGYLGGGFMGYKTELIDNDISQWQTNPPNFPIMVDQKLGIASFFMQAGVGLKYNISNLIDVEARVMYLNSFDEEFDGGGNVREVEGSNGNRLNYNLINDSYSDAMMSFNLGLSFKLGKQQSHLAWHDPLQEIYYKTYLLENTASELVVCEKGDNDNDGVCDDWDRELNTPSGARVDGAGVALDMDLDGVIDLYDKCVTVAGSTDNNGCPQ; translated from the coding sequence ATGAAATTAGGTTTATTCTTATTGGCCATACTGCCTATTGCTACTTATGCTCAGGACAGTATTGCTGTTAACACCACAGATCAGTATCCTAATACTTTTTCTTCAGGTTCTGCAAATATTCAAAAATTTGACAATAAAGCAAGAAGATTCAACGACTGGGCAATCTCAGTTGGTGGAGGTCCTGCTTTCATGACATTCGCAGATGTCACTTCTTTTTATGGTGATGAAATCAAATGGGGGTGGAATGTGTATGCGAGTATCGATAAGCAGATAACCCATACTTTCGGTATTAGTTTACAATATCAAATGGGCGAAACTAACCAACAGGGGCAGCTTCCGAACAACCCAAAAGCGGGCGTTGCAAATGCCTGGACAAAATTTCATCAAGTATCATTATTAGGAGATCTAAATTTTTCTAATTTATTGAGAAGAGTGGATAATAAGTCCCCATTCAGATGGGCTCTTCACGGATATTTAGGTGGTGGTTTTATGGGTTATAAAACTGAGCTGATCGATAATGATATTTCTCAATGGCAAACAAATCCACCAAACTTTCCTATCATGGTTGATCAAAAGTTAGGTATCGCATCATTTTTTATGCAGGCAGGAGTCGGTTTAAAATACAACATATCTAATCTAATTGATGTTGAGGCAAGAGTAATGTATCTTAATAGTTTCGATGAAGAATTTGATGGCGGAGGTAATGTAAGAGAAGTAGAAGGATCAAATGGTAACAGACTTAATTATAACTTGATTAATGATTCGTACTCTGATGCAATGATGTCTTTCAATTTAGGTCTGTCCTTTAAATTAGGAAAGCAGCAATCTCATCTTGCATGGCATGATCCTTTACAAGAAATTTATTATAAAACATATCTACTCGAAAATACTGCCAGTGAGCTTGTAGTATGTGAAAAAGGTGATAATGATAATGATGGTGTTTGTGATGACTGGGACAGAGAGCTCAATACACCTTCCGGGGCAAGAGTTGATGGCGCAGGTGTAGCTTTAGATATGGATCTTGACGGAGTTATTGACTTGTACGACAAATGCGTTACAGTTGCAGGATCTACAGATAACAATGGTTGCCCGCAATAA
- the folK gene encoding 2-amino-4-hydroxy-6-hydroxymethyldihydropteridine diphosphokinase, translated as MSQHRVVLLLGSNIGDKKNNLDMALEKLREKCEVVKISEYLTSEPVEFVSSNNFCNIATVIFTHFSPIQLLNFIKKIEIEMGRINDTKISGSYSDRIIDIDIIKYDELKFSSEKLEIPHKKHLFEREFSRILLQNII; from the coding sequence ATGTCGCAACATAGAGTCGTTTTGTTACTGGGAAGTAATATTGGTGATAAAAAAAACAATCTGGATATGGCTTTGGAAAAGCTACGGGAGAAATGTGAGGTAGTAAAAATTAGTGAATATTTAACATCTGAACCCGTAGAATTTGTAAGTTCCAATAATTTTTGTAATATTGCAACTGTAATATTTACGCATTTTTCACCAATTCAATTACTTAATTTCATTAAGAAGATTGAAATTGAAATGGGGAGAATTAATGATACTAAAATATCAGGAAGCTATTCAGATAGAATTATAGATATAGATATCATTAAATATGACGAATTAAAATTCAGTTCAGAAAAGTTGGAAATCCCTCATAAAAAACATCTTTTTGAAAGAGAATTTTCTAGAATATTATTACAAAATATAATATAA
- the sppA gene encoding signal peptide peptidase SppA: protein MKSFFKNVLANIVAIMVLCAVFFFFFIIMIAFGSMSNEKSVSVKKNSVLTINLKTNIIDSPTEDQQSIFNVSDKNTNVLIYDVLEAVRKAKDDDNIKGISIEVDNLNAGITQIDDLREAIQDFKKSGKFVYAYGNVVSQSSYYLGSIADQYYLNPSGGIELKGLSTEVTFFKDFAEKYGIGIEVIRHGKFKSAVEPFLRNDISPENKEQLSTLLNDIWGNTASKIAASRKMDVGQFKTVVDSLYGMIPDQSLKYKLADKLIQKTEYDQMIRAKLSLKDDDKLNKISLNKYIDSFTDKDKSGEKVAVLYASGSINSGDQYNDINSEKYIKYIKDLQDDKKIKAVVLRINSPGGSANASDEILFELQQLKKKKPLVVSFGDYAASGGYYIAMAADKIYSEPNTLTGSIGVFGVLPYFKELANKNGVRSDIVATNANSAYYSSLNGLTPYGVSVMTKSVEGTYKRFVHFVTQNRKKSFEDIDAIGGGRVWSGTRAKQIGLVDDLGSLEDAVKFAAQKANLKSYHVSSYPKKMTAFEQIFEDLNEDDISARVIKNKIGKANYEILEQITDKKLKSEVKMEMPYQIKIN, encoded by the coding sequence ATGAAGAGTTTCTTTAAAAATGTATTGGCAAATATAGTGGCAATTATGGTACTGTGTGCGGTGTTTTTCTTCTTTTTTATCATCATGATTGCTTTTGGATCAATGAGTAATGAGAAGTCTGTGAGTGTGAAAAAGAATTCAGTTTTGACAATTAACCTTAAAACAAATATTATTGATAGCCCAACAGAAGATCAGCAAAGTATCTTCAATGTCAGTGATAAAAATACCAATGTACTAATATATGATGTATTGGAAGCGGTGAGAAAAGCAAAAGATGACGATAATATTAAAGGGATTAGTATTGAGGTCGATAATCTGAATGCCGGAATTACTCAGATTGATGATCTGAGGGAGGCTATTCAGGACTTTAAGAAGAGCGGAAAGTTTGTGTATGCTTATGGAAATGTTGTTTCGCAGTCTTCCTATTATTTAGGATCTATTGCCGATCAGTATTATCTGAATCCATCAGGTGGAATTGAACTGAAAGGTCTTTCAACAGAGGTTACTTTCTTCAAAGATTTTGCTGAAAAATATGGGATCGGTATTGAGGTTATCCGTCATGGTAAATTCAAGTCTGCAGTTGAACCATTTTTAAGAAATGACATTTCGCCCGAAAACAAAGAGCAGTTGAGCACTCTTCTAAATGATATTTGGGGTAATACTGCTTCCAAAATTGCAGCTTCAAGAAAGATGGATGTGGGTCAGTTCAAAACGGTTGTTGATAGTTTATACGGAATGATTCCTGACCAGAGCTTAAAATACAAATTGGCGGATAAATTGATCCAGAAAACAGAATATGATCAAATGATCAGAGCAAAATTAAGTCTGAAAGATGATGATAAATTAAATAAAATTTCATTAAACAAATACATAGATTCTTTCACTGATAAAGATAAATCCGGCGAAAAAGTTGCTGTGCTGTATGCTTCTGGATCTATCAACAGTGGTGATCAGTACAATGATATTAATTCTGAAAAATATATCAAATATATTAAAGATCTTCAGGATGACAAAAAGATAAAAGCTGTTGTATTGAGAATTAATTCTCCGGGCGGAAGTGCAAATGCTTCGGACGAAATTTTATTCGAACTTCAACAATTAAAAAAGAAAAAGCCATTGGTTGTTTCGTTTGGCGATTATGCAGCTTCAGGCGGATATTATATTGCAATGGCGGCAGATAAAATTTATTCTGAACCCAACACATTGACCGGATCAATAGGAGTTTTTGGAGTTTTGCCTTATTTCAAAGAACTGGCTAACAAAAATGGAGTGCGCTCTGACATTGTTGCGACCAACGCCAATTCAGCATATTATTCTTCATTAAATGGATTGACGCCTTACGGTGTAAGCGTGATGACAAAAAGCGTAGAAGGCACATACAAAAGATTCGTGCACTTTGTAACTCAAAATAGGAAGAAATCTTTTGAAGATATTGATGCAATCGGTGGAGGTAGAGTATGGAGTGGTACCCGTGCAAAGCAGATTGGTTTGGTAGATGATTTAGGAAGTTTGGAAGATGCCGTGAAATTTGCAGCGCAAAAAGCAAATTTAAAATCGTATCATGTCTCTTCATATCCTAAAAAGATGACGGCATTTGAGCAGATTTTTGAAGACTTAAATGAAGATGACATCTCTGCAAGAGTGATTAAAAATAAAATAGGTAAGGCAAATTATGAAATTCTGGAGCAGATTACAGACAAGAAACTGAAGTCTGAAGTGAAAATGGAAATGCCATATCAAATTAAAATCAACTAA
- a CDS encoding GlsB/YeaQ/YmgE family stress response membrane protein: MGILTWIIFGLIAGAIAKALHPGNDPGGWIVTIIIGILGSILGGWIGSMIFGVDVSGFNLSSFLVAIAGSVLLLAIYRMVTKK, from the coding sequence ATGGGAATTTTAACGTGGATCATTTTCGGTCTTATCGCAGGGGCAATCGCTAAAGCATTACATCCAGGAAACGACCCTGGAGGATGGATCGTAACAATCATCATCGGTATCTTGGGAAGTATTCTTGGAGGATGGATCGGATCAATGATATTCGGAGTAGATGTATCAGGATTTAATCTATCTAGTTTCCTTGTAGCAATTGCGGGTTCAGTACTTTTACTTGCTATCTATAGAATGGTAACGAAGAAATAA
- the ftsY gene encoding signal recognition particle-docking protein FtsY → MSWFKNIFKKEEKETLDKGLEKSNQGFFEKMTKAVVGKSKVDDEVLDDLEEILIASDVGASTTIKIIQRIEERVAKDKYVNVSELDRILREEISGLLLENPQANTGNIDTSKKPYVIMVVGVNGVGKTTTIGKLAHQFKAEGKKVVLGAGDTFRAAAVDQLTIWSERAGVTIVKQEMGSDPASVAFDTVQSAVAQNADVVIIDTAGRLHNKINLMNELTKIKRVMQKVIPDAPHEILLVLDGSTGQNAFEQAKQFTAATEVNALAVTKLDGTAKGGVVIGISDQFQIPVKYIGVGEKMQDLQLFNGIEFVDSFFKKR, encoded by the coding sequence ATGAGTTGGTTTAAAAATATTTTTAAAAAAGAAGAAAAAGAAACATTAGATAAAGGTTTGGAAAAATCTAATCAAGGATTCTTTGAAAAAATGACAAAAGCCGTAGTCGGCAAAAGCAAAGTAGATGATGAGGTGCTTGATGACCTTGAAGAAATACTTATCGCTTCTGATGTTGGCGCATCTACCACTATCAAAATCATCCAGAGAATTGAAGAACGTGTTGCAAAAGACAAATACGTGAACGTGAGCGAACTTGACCGCATTCTGCGCGAAGAAATCTCAGGACTACTGCTAGAAAACCCACAGGCAAACACAGGAAACATCGACACGTCAAAAAAACCTTACGTCATTATGGTAGTAGGGGTCAATGGTGTCGGTAAAACCACTACGATAGGAAAATTGGCACATCAGTTTAAAGCAGAGGGGAAAAAAGTGGTTTTGGGAGCGGGAGATACGTTCCGTGCGGCAGCAGTAGACCAGCTTACGATCTGGAGCGAAAGAGCCGGAGTAACGATCGTAAAACAGGAAATGGGCTCTGATCCGGCTTCTGTTGCATTTGACACTGTACAAAGCGCCGTTGCTCAAAATGCCGATGTGGTGATTATTGATACAGCAGGAAGACTTCATAATAAAATAAATCTGATGAATGAGCTTACCAAAATCAAAAGAGTCATGCAAAAAGTCATTCCTGATGCACCTCATGAGATTTTATTGGTTTTGGACGGTTCAACGGGTCAGAATGCCTTCGAACAGGCTAAGCAGTTTACCGCTGCGACTGAAGTAAACGCTCTGGCGGTAACAAAATTAGACGGAACAGCAAAAGGTGGTGTAGTGATCGGAATCTCTGATCAGTTCCAGATTCCAGTGAAATATATTGGTGTTGGTGAAAAAATGCAGGACCTGCAATTATTTAATGGTATAGAGTTTGTAGACTCATTCTTCAAGAAGAGATAA
- a CDS encoding DUF4295 family protein yields the protein MAKKVVATLQSGQSKKMTKVVKMVKSSKSEAYVFEEKVMNADEVDAYLKK from the coding sequence ATGGCAAAGAAAGTAGTAGCAACCCTACAAAGCGGACAGTCAAAAAAAATGACTAAAGTGGTGAAAATGGTGAAGTCTTCTAAATCAGAAGCTTACGTTTTCGAAGAAAAAGTAATGAATGCAGACGAAGTGGATGCTTATTTGAAAAAATAA
- the rpmG gene encoding 50S ribosomal protein L33: MAKKGNRVQVILECTEHKESGMPGMSRYISTKNKKNTTERLELKKYNPVLKRSTLHKEIK, translated from the coding sequence ATGGCAAAAAAAGGAAACAGAGTTCAAGTAATTCTTGAATGTACAGAGCACAAAGAAAGCGGTATGCCGGGAATGTCTAGATACATTTCTACAAAAAATAAAAAGAACACTACAGAAAGATTGGAATTGAAAAAATACAATCCGGTTCTTAAGAGATCTACCCTTCACAAAGAAATCAAGTAA
- the rpmB gene encoding 50S ribosomal protein L28 — translation MSRICQITGKRAMVGNNVSHANNKTKRRFEINLLEKKFYLPEQDKHVTLKVSAHGLRIINKIGIEEAIERGIREGLIKKN, via the coding sequence ATGTCAAGAATTTGCCAGATAACAGGAAAGCGTGCAATGGTTGGTAACAACGTTTCCCACGCTAATAACAAAACGAAGCGTCGTTTTGAAATTAACTTATTGGAAAAGAAATTTTACCTTCCAGAGCAAGACAAGCACGTTACGCTAAAAGTTTCAGCTCATGGATTGAGAATCATTAACAAGATTGGAATCGAAGAGGCTATCGAAAGAGGTATCAGAGAAGGATTGATTAAAAAGAACTAA
- the lnt gene encoding apolipoprotein N-acyltransferase: MKYVLLALISAMLLSVSWPTYGIPFFIFFALVPLLMMEHGVSKFSQFKRKGWVIFGLSYLCFVIWNIITTGWLYGSKNPDGSHSMMAVVFPVLVNSFLYSLVFQCYHWYKNAQGSYWGLAFFIAIWMSFEKFHLNWEFTWPWLNLGNVFSDYPEFIQWYDTLGSTGGSFWILLINVLIFYTIRVFEAGRKRKDLIRNTLIVTLLIILPMIISLVKFNQFDEKPIGQVNVLMLQPALDPYAEKYSTDSTTIVKDLLSLAEENTKGKIDYYIAPETAIPGSGSISETAFEKSTLLNDVKGFLARHPGSVFTTGISSHRYYTNSEDLPREAYQLNTHLWVERYNSAVQIIPNQKVEVYHKGKLVPGVEIFPYMSVFKPLLGNAMINLGGTVASLGTDEERVAFSNPYNKGKIAPIICYESIYGEFVTDYVKKGANFLAIVTNDSWWGVTEGHKQLLSYAKLRAIETRREIARSANSGISAHINAKGEVLEDTFYGDKTALFAKINLYDNETFYVKAGDLLTRFSIFSLGFLLFYFLIKKFQDRMQKKKV; encoded by the coding sequence ATGAAATACGTTTTACTTGCGCTCATTTCAGCGATGCTATTGTCCGTATCCTGGCCAACATACGGAATTCCGTTTTTTATATTTTTCGCTCTTGTTCCGCTTCTGATGATGGAACATGGTGTGTCTAAATTTTCTCAGTTCAAAAGAAAAGGCTGGGTTATTTTCGGGCTTTCCTATTTATGTTTTGTCATCTGGAACATTATAACAACAGGCTGGTTATATGGTTCTAAAAATCCTGACGGCAGCCATTCGATGATGGCAGTCGTTTTTCCGGTTCTGGTAAATTCATTTTTATACTCATTGGTTTTTCAATGTTATCACTGGTACAAAAATGCGCAGGGAAGTTACTGGGGACTCGCTTTTTTCATCGCTATCTGGATGAGTTTTGAGAAATTCCATCTGAATTGGGAATTTACATGGCCATGGCTGAATTTAGGAAATGTTTTTTCAGATTATCCTGAATTTATTCAGTGGTATGACACTCTTGGCTCAACCGGGGGAAGTTTCTGGATTTTATTGATTAATGTTTTGATATTTTACACCATCAGAGTTTTTGAGGCCGGAAGAAAAAGAAAAGATTTAATTAGAAACACATTAATTGTGACTTTGCTGATTATTCTTCCTATGATTATTTCTCTGGTTAAATTTAATCAATTTGATGAAAAGCCGATCGGTCAGGTCAATGTTCTGATGCTGCAGCCTGCTCTCGATCCTTATGCCGAAAAATATTCTACCGATAGCACAACCATCGTCAAAGACCTTCTGTCTCTTGCTGAAGAAAATACAAAAGGAAAAATCGACTATTATATTGCTCCCGAAACAGCGATTCCGGGAAGCGGATCTATTTCTGAAACAGCATTTGAGAAAAGCACGCTTCTGAATGATGTAAAAGGATTTTTAGCCAGACATCCCGGTTCTGTTTTTACAACCGGAATTTCATCACACCGTTATTATACAAACAGCGAAGATTTACCCAGAGAAGCTTATCAGCTTAATACTCATTTGTGGGTTGAAAGGTACAATTCGGCAGTACAGATTATTCCCAATCAGAAGGTTGAGGTTTATCACAAAGGCAAGCTTGTTCCCGGAGTAGAAATATTTCCCTACATGAGCGTTTTTAAACCGCTTTTAGGTAATGCAATGATCAATTTAGGCGGAACTGTGGCATCTTTGGGAACAGACGAAGAACGTGTAGCATTTTCAAATCCGTATAATAAAGGAAAGATCGCTCCGATCATCTGTTATGAAAGCATATATGGAGAATTCGTCACCGATTATGTAAAAAAAGGAGCCAACTTTCTGGCAATTGTCACCAACGATTCCTGGTGGGGTGTTACAGAAGGTCACAAACAGCTTTTATCATATGCAAAACTAAGAGCTATTGAAACAAGAAGAGAAATCGCAAGGTCTGCCAACAGCGGAATTTCTGCACACATCAACGCTAAAGGTGAAGTCTTGGAAGATACTTTTTATGGTGATAAAACGGCTCTGTTTGCTAAAATAAACCTTTATGACAACGAAACTTTTTATGTAAAGGCAGGAGATCTACTGACCAGATTTTCCATATTTTCCTTAGGCTTTCTCTTATTTTATTTTCTGATTAAAAAATTTCAGGACAGAATGCAGAAAAAGAAGGTTTAA
- a CDS encoding VanZ family protein produces MLKKFYRIIILPYTVFLLYLMFFGMGRFQYEDNVIRIKPIVSTIWYIQETVSLKDIVMIVVGNVVMFIPFGFLGWVFPKLIELQNLIFTFVSAITIVEALQYFSRMGIFEVDDIILNTFGVYLGWQIFRFIENRSAV; encoded by the coding sequence ATGTTAAAGAAATTTTACAGAATAATAATTCTTCCTTACACTGTTTTTCTGCTTTATCTTATGTTTTTCGGCATGGGACGATTCCAGTATGAAGATAATGTGATAAGAATAAAACCCATTGTTTCGACCATTTGGTATATACAGGAAACTGTCAGTTTAAAAGATATTGTAATGATTGTTGTGGGAAATGTTGTGATGTTTATTCCTTTTGGTTTTTTAGGCTGGGTCTTTCCTAAGCTTATAGAGCTGCAGAATCTTATCTTTACTTTTGTTTCAGCAATTACAATTGTAGAGGCGCTTCAGTATTTTTCGAGAATGGGTATTTTTGAGGTAGACGATATCATTCTCAATACTTTTGGAGTGTATCTGGGTTGGCAAATATTTAGATTTATCGAAAATCGATCAGCCGTTTAG
- a CDS encoding pyrroline-5-carboxylate reductase family protein produces the protein MGITGYTSAEGIAFNELMNIERLLNSTGRSVYLENEDLLDGVTALSGSGPAYFYYIVDAMIKAGIEMGIDENLSKLFVKQTMLGAYHLINNSDKNLEELINDVASKGGTTEAALKAFEDNNLKGILQRGILNAEKRAKELNG, from the coding sequence ATGGGAATCACAGGGTATACTTCTGCAGAAGGAATAGCCTTCAACGAATTAATGAATATCGAAAGGCTTTTAAACAGCACCGGAAGGTCTGTTTATCTGGAAAATGAAGATTTACTGGATGGCGTAACCGCACTTTCAGGAAGCGGACCAGCATATTTTTATTATATTGTTGATGCCATGATAAAAGCCGGAATAGAAATGGGAATCGATGAGAATCTTTCTAAACTTTTCGTCAAGCAAACCATGCTTGGTGCTTATCATCTGATCAATAATTCAGATAAAAACCTTGAAGAACTTATCAACGATGTTGCTTCGAAAGGCGGGACAACAGAAGCTGCTCTAAAAGCTTTTGAAGACAACAATTTAAAGGGAATTTTACAGAGAGGAATTTTGAATGCAGAAAAAAGAGCTAAAGAGCTAAACGGCTGA
- a CDS encoding pyrroline-5-carboxylate reductase family protein has product MKIAIIGAGNMGLSFSKSFLKYELIKPENLQLITRNHSKIQKISEEFPKSKISIFDDVKELDADLIIIAVKPQDFKHVAENFKFKFNKSQMVLSIMAGIKIDKIQKLLNHQLVVRAMPIPLLF; this is encoded by the coding sequence ATGAAAATCGCCATCATCGGAGCCGGAAATATGGGCTTATCTTTTTCAAAATCTTTCCTGAAATATGAATTGATAAAGCCTGAAAACCTGCAGCTCATCACCAGAAATCATTCGAAAATCCAAAAAATATCGGAAGAATTTCCAAAATCAAAGATTTCAATTTTTGATGATGTGAAAGAATTAGATGCAGATTTAATTATTATCGCCGTAAAACCTCAGGATTTCAAGCATGTTGCTGAGAATTTTAAATTTAAATTTAATAAAAGCCAGATGGTCCTTTCCATTATGGCAGGAATCAAAATCGATAAAATCCAAAAACTGCTCAATCATCAATTGGTCGTACGTGCAATGCCAATTCCCCTACTCTTTTAG
- the murB gene encoding UDP-N-acetylmuramate dehydrogenase, protein MHENFSLKSFNTFGVDANARYFTEVNSVEELIKTLKRSNSQTFPLLFLGGGSNILLTRDFDGLAIQLHLKGISEEIINENEVLVTAKAGENWHELVLFCLNKNYGGLENLSLIPGNVGTSPMQNIGAYGTEIKDVFANCKVLNLETLEIENFNLEQCRFGYRDSIFKQEGKGKYVILEVTFRLTRKNHLIKTEYGAIKTELEILGIENPTIQDISKAVINIRQSKLPDPKVIGNAGSFFKNPTIPLLKFEDLKQKFSTIQGYPNGNSVKVPAGWLIEQCGWKGKQIGNVASHQLQSLVIINATGNATGKEIFDFSAMIIDSVKEKFGIELEREVNIV, encoded by the coding sequence ATGCACGAAAATTTTTCTCTAAAATCTTTTAACACATTTGGTGTTGATGCCAATGCCAGATATTTCACAGAAGTAAATTCAGTGGAAGAATTGATAAAGACTCTCAAACGCTCAAACTCTCAAACATTTCCACTTCTATTTTTGGGAGGCGGAAGTAATATTTTACTGACAAGAGATTTTGACGGATTGGCAATTCAGCTTCATTTAAAAGGAATTTCAGAAGAGATCATTAACGAAAACGAAGTTTTAGTCACTGCAAAAGCAGGGGAAAACTGGCATGAATTGGTACTATTTTGTTTAAATAAAAACTATGGCGGTTTAGAAAATCTTTCTCTGATCCCGGGAAATGTAGGGACTTCGCCGATGCAGAATATCGGTGCCTATGGAACAGAAATCAAAGACGTTTTTGCAAACTGTAAAGTTTTAAATTTAGAAACATTAGAAATTGAAAATTTCAATCTCGAACAGTGCAGATTTGGGTACAGAGATTCTATTTTTAAGCAGGAAGGAAAAGGAAAATATGTAATATTGGAAGTTACTTTCAGACTGACTAGAAAAAACCATTTGATAAAAACCGAATACGGCGCTATCAAAACTGAACTCGAAATTTTGGGAATTGAAAATCCTACCATTCAGGATATTTCAAAAGCTGTGATCAACATCAGACAAAGCAAATTACCTGACCCGAAAGTAATCGGAAATGCAGGAAGCTTTTTTAAAAACCCTACCATTCCTTTGTTAAAATTTGAAGACTTAAAGCAGAAATTTTCAACCATTCAAGGGTATCCGAACGGAAATTCTGTAAAAGTTCCGGCAGGCTGGCTCATCGAGCAATGCGGCTGGAAAGGAAAACAGATCGGAAACGTTGCTTCTCATCAATTACAGTCTTTGGTCATCATCAATGCCACCGGAAATGCCACCGGAAAAGAAATTTTTGATTTTTCAGCGATGATTATTGATTCTGTGAAGGAGAAGTTTGGGATTGAGTTGGAGAGAGAGGTGAATATTGTTTAA
- a CDS encoding pyridoxal phosphate-dependent aminotransferase, whose protein sequence is MPNISNRAQQMPPSPVRKLVPFALQAKQRGTKVYHLNIGQPDIETPETALNALKNIDLKVLEYALSEGNIEYRKALTNYYHSLDFTDLTPDNFIVTNGGSEALNFAISTLCDDGDEVIIPEPYYANYNGFTSTFNVNVVAVPSTIDTGFALPPIEEFEKKITAKTRAIIICNPGNPTGYLYTREELQQLADIALKYDIVIISDEVYREYVYDGKHQISMFAFPEISENCIIIDSESKRYSMCGVRIGCLITRSKKIHDAAMLFAQARLSPVLLGQIAATAAHQNDGAYIRAVREEYTHRRNVLVDLLNAIPGVICPKPRGAFYCVAELPVDDTELFAQWLLEKYSLNNETIMVAPAGGFYSNPELGKKQVRIAYVLKEEDLRKSVAILKAALENYNSDLRF, encoded by the coding sequence ATGCCTAACATCTCAAACAGAGCACAACAGATGCCTCCTTCACCGGTTAGAAAACTTGTACCTTTCGCCCTTCAGGCCAAGCAAAGAGGAACGAAAGTATACCATTTAAATATCGGACAGCCTGATATCGAAACTCCGGAAACTGCTTTAAATGCTTTAAAAAACATTGATTTAAAAGTTTTGGAATACGCACTATCAGAAGGAAATATTGAATATAGGAAGGCACTTACCAACTATTATCATTCACTTGATTTTACAGATCTTACACCAGACAATTTTATCGTAACCAATGGTGGTTCTGAAGCATTAAACTTTGCTATCTCTACCCTATGCGATGATGGTGACGAGGTTATCATCCCGGAGCCCTATTACGCAAATTACAACGGCTTTACGAGCACTTTCAACGTAAATGTGGTAGCTGTACCTTCAACAATCGATACCGGATTTGCGCTTCCTCCAATCGAAGAATTTGAGAAAAAAATTACCGCAAAAACAAGAGCGATCATCATCTGTAACCCCGGAAACCCGACAGGTTACCTTTACACCAGAGAAGAGCTGCAGCAATTGGCTGACATTGCTTTAAAATATGATATCGTCATCATTTCTGATGAGGTATACAGAGAATATGTTTACGATGGCAAGCATCAGATATCAATGTTTGCATTCCCTGAGATCAGTGAAAACTGCATCATTATCGATTCAGAATCTAAGCGCTATTCTATGTGCGGCGTGAGAATCGGATGCCTGATCACCCGTTCTAAAAAAATACATGATGCAGCAATGCTTTTTGCTCAGGCAAGACTAAGCCCTGTACTTTTAGGACAAATTGCTGCAACAGCCGCTCATCAGAATGACGGAGCCTACATCAGAGCAGTAAGAGAAGAATATACCCACCGAAGAAATGTTCTGGTAGATTTATTGAACGCTATTCCTGGGGTAATCTGCCCGAAACCTAGAGGTGCATTTTACTGTGTAGCCGAACTTCCTGTTGACGATACAGAATTATTTGCTCAGTGGTTACTAGAAAAATACTCTTTAAATAACGAAACCATTATGGTTGCACCTGCAGGCGGATTTTACAGCAATCCCGAACTGGGTAAAAAACAGGTAAGAATCGCTTATGTACTTAAAGAGGAAGATTTAAGAAAAAGTGTTGCCATTCTGAAAGCTGCGCTGGAAAACTACAATTCAGATCTTCGTTTTTAA